The genomic interval TTACACATCAACTCAAGGCAAAGGCATGAACAACCTGATGGGTTTAGAACACTTTATactatttaatgtttaatattggGACACTTCATAAACCTTTACTAAAACTTATGTTGTCAAATGATTCTTTAGTAAGTCAATTCAGTGAACTCTTGACTAAATCTTAGATGGTTCATCCAGATCAGTTTTATTGAATGTGGGGCCTCCAGCTGCAAAAGTTTCCCAGTATAAtcacaaagtaaacaaaatgtcactttctttctactgttcattttaaaaccaaCTTTCTCATTGAAGTTGTTATACATATTTCTGCAGAACATACATTAGcctatattttcagttttttttttaatcagtttatgGAACCATTTGCGTtcatgcatgtaaaaaaaacaatgcaagggcccaatttatttaatttattctcaAATACACATTTCAGGAGAATAATCCACAGCTATTTACATATTAGGTTTGGTTGGCAACACTTCAGACAAGTCCTGTGTAATACAGCAATTTCACTGCATTTTAGCGCCTCACTTAAATCTTCTTGATGAACTTTGCAAACCACATGTAGGAAGTAGCTGCACACAAACCATACCTAAGAAGGAGAGAGTGGTAGACAAAGTGACAGTCAATTCTGTACATACATTAACACAAGTAACAGAACAAAGTGGGTTATTTACAGTTTAACAGCCTCCAGGCCGCTTTAGAGAGAAAGCTGCCACCTACCATGTTAttatgtactgcatgtgttcATTCCTCAACGTGACTCTGGTCTGTCCACCTATTGGTCCACCAGGAATGGTGCTCCCTGCATGATACAAGACACTTTCATTTACTTGTGcaacataataaacatttatttattttaagtggGTTTAACAGTTGTCTATTCTGCACATCTGTAAAATAATTGTTTAAAAGTGCATATATTTAAAGTAACATTCACTATGATGCAGTTGAGTCATAAGGAGCATCATGGACGTTTGACCTTGACCTTACCGAAGTCAGCATCAATGAAGATGGGCTCAGCTCCAGTGAGACTGGACATGGCCTCCAGGTCTCTGTAGTGCCAGCGGTTTCTCTCCACATCATTGTTTGGTACAAAGGGTTTGCGAGTCTCTGTCAGTCTAACTATCCCGACCACCTCCACTTCACCTTCCACCTGCACAGAAgcatcattacattttgttaaataaGTCTGAATGAGCTGCAAAGGAATAAAAATGGAAGTATGACTGAGGGAAGCTCATGGTGCCACTGTTTGCTTTTAATATACTTTGTGGTGTTCCTGGTTTTGTGAGGTTGGTTATACCTGAGACGTCACATAGAACGGTTACCACACCTGAACTGACCgcagttgcattgtgggtaatgtaggcccCAGTTGACAAGTatgaagaatgtgtggaatgaAAAAGATTATATCTGTGTTGAtttctatttgtctttttttttttaaccatccaTCATGAGTCCGACAATTCTGTAGGAGTACAATGCTGAATCTGCGGAGTCCTCTTTTAATAAAAAAGGTACTGATGTGTCACATCATCTGAAACACTAACCTGTCCCTTCGTCCTGGTCTCTGGTTTTATCTTCTGCCTTGGGACGTATCCTCTGTTCACCAGGATTGTGATGCTGCAGGTGAAGGTAGCAAAGATAAATGAGTGTTAGGTGTAAGATGACTATGCAGTTAATATTTGAACTACAGGGTTaagccagtgcaacagtgttTTATCAGTTCTCTTACCCGAGATCAGTACAGTGGAATGGAGTGATGACATTTGCGCCGGTCTCTCCGCTTGAAGacagcctgcctgcctctcgGGCCTCTTTCTCTGGGTCGACCGGTGAGCGTGGCAGAATGTACATCTCCTGTGAGTGGTCGTACTTTCCGCGCACTCTCATCCTTCTGTACTCTAGGCTATCCAGCTCATGAGGACTAAGATCcaggaagaaaaatgacaagCAAATCTGCACATTGATAGGTAACTATATATTTTGGAGGGGACAAGGTCAAGTGCCACCCTCAGTCGTAAGAGGAAGATTTATTGTTATTTCCAGTGGCCGCTTCTTTGAAATTGTATTACTTTGTGTTAAGCCACTCACAATgggtaaaaagagaaaaaggttatcgttaactttttttgtgtgaccTGCTGTTCAATCCTAAGTGTGCATGAGTGAAATAGTGAATGTTTCTAACATGCACTTACTCAAGCGGAAGAGGAATTGGTTCTGCAGTAGTGAGTCTTGTCAGCTCATCAATCAGCTGCAATTTCCACTGACGCCGTTTCAccttcacagaaacaaaagtaTCTGAGTCCATCCAACAACTACAAAGAAACATCAGCattacttaaaaatgtgataacaCAAACTAAATAAGCTGTACCTGCCATGTACCGAGGCCAAAGGTGGTGGCAGGGATGAGCAGCAGCAACCATTTGAGGAAAGAgtcttctcctttctctgctccGGCTGCTGTGGAGCTGGACTGACGCCCGAAGGGCATTAACCTGCCTGGAAATTCAGATCACACACAACATGCTCACAGGTATTATCAGAGAAGTGCCATGTAAGATTATTCACAAATGTTATTCAGTTAAGCATTTCATGAGAGTATAAACCTGACATTGAATTAAAGTGTTCATTTTGTAAGGCTCAGTCTGAAacaaatttacatttatgtaaCACATTATTTATACGTTTTCATGATTTAAGTTCCTTGTACATCATTTTCACAAATATAAAGACAGATTTACCATGTACATGCAATTATATTGTTAACCACATACCATTTACATAGATGAATAGTTTCTGATCACAAACCTATTGAATATTCtgttaacaaaatgttttttaaagctgtaaCACTAATAATTTACTCTTTTATTTGTCTCAATCAACAACCCCCTGGTTGTTTCTTCGTTTTATCTACATTAgtataatttttttaatttatttgtatatGTCTGTGCATTTTGAGTTATGAAAGGTACAATGTGAGTCCAGTGTCATCATAATGTTGATTACAGTGagcatcttttttcttttttaccatcTGCACGTTTGAAGAGTGGCAGTCTGGGCAGGAGGAGGGTCCTCTTGATGTAAATGACATGTGTCTGCAATAACAGAAAATCAGCTGAAAATGTGCCAccactgaaaaatgacattcacAAGACTCAGTGAagtttctttgtcattttaaaacgCAGATTTGAAAGTAACTTACCTGTTTTTTAAGCGTCGTAAGCACCCTGGCTGAATAAGCCAGCGCTGATTTCAGAGAAGCCATGCTGAATCAAAATCTCAATGAAAAAGAGGTAAGAAATCGATGAGACAACCGACTACATAACAGCTACATAACTTAGCAGAAGGGGGACTGCTTCTGCTGTTACTCCTTCCGGTTTGCCGACGCTCCGCCCCCTCATGTTTTACACACGTGTGTACAGAAATGTGTTGATATTTTCTGTTAGTAAGTTCCTGTCTTGATGTGTCTCTTTGATTAACTTGTCGACATGGATCTCGCCTCCAAGGACTCGTACATTCAGAAACTCACAAGTAAAGTCTTGCAACGAGATCAGGAGCCAAAGAAGAGACCGTTTGGTACGTTAATGTCAGCTAACTGCTTCAGCTCTTTTACACCCTATTCTGGATAACGCGTACCCCTGTAACCGCAAACATTATGTGTACTTTTAtagtttatgtgtatttttgtagaAAATCATCTAAAACTCAATATCTGTTATTAAACCTCTGGCTGTTACTGCAGTTGGCCAAAGGAGGCGCTACATTGTGTAAAAAGCAGGTTTTCCTGATGTAGTAAATGAATTCAAGACAAATAACCGAATTAggcagtagtggaagaagtagtAAAAGGTACAGAagtattttaagaaaaatgtacttacagtatCAAACTTACAAATCAAATATGCAGAATgggatttatttattaagcaaGAAGACCAACTATTCTCCATgtccagcttctgaaatgtgatgatttgttgcttttctctggttttgTACATTAAATATCATTGGGTTGGGGACAATCAGCTGTTATTCACCTTTGTCTCTTCGAAAATGAGGAAATAAGATGAAATATGATGAGCTTTTTACCTTTGGTCACAGAAAGTCATCAGATCTACACtgacttgttttctttcaatttgATGGCATTGCCTAAGCATGTTTAAGTTCCCAGTCTGGTAACTGGTAACTGACAACTGCAGAACCATGGCAGGCCAATGGACATTATAATGTTGAATATGTGTGTCATTAATACATGTGTTGTGTTCGTCTGTGTGTAGCTTATTTCAAGGTTAAAGGTGACACTGGTCctccacagaagaagaaaaagtgtaaaaagaagcattttaaagaAAAGGGCACCGATGAGAAGAAACCTACTCCTAAACCCCATCAAAAGCCTTCACCCTCTACGGCAGCACAGAAAGGCCCAGCCACAGCAAAACTGAATGGGTCCAAAACTCAGAGCATAAATGGAGCTACAACGCAGCCACCTAAAGGTACAGTAGGTGTATCCAAGTTGAGTAATGCTCTCATATCAGTGTTTCCACCTGAGAGATTGCTAGTGTTTCCTACAGTCgcattttattcttcttttttttttcttaaaggagGAAATGTAGTGTCCAACTTCTCCACAGTAGATGTACTTCGCAAGAGACTTCATGAAAAGATGGAAGAGTCCAGAGGGCAGGTATGCAGTACTTAAAGATGGAGCAGACAATGATTTAATCCTGAAGGAGCGAGTTGTGTGCATTACAAGATATGtggatgttctttttttttgtttcttccataGTTTATAATTGGTCTGTTCAGTTCAACATGTGGAGGACTGACGTGGAattgtaaaacataaaatagtGTCAACACATACTCCACAGTAgttaaaacacttggttaagtGTCTGTTAGACTAACATGTTACACTCATCTTTTTTCAGGGAGCCAAGGATGCATCATCAGAAGCAGTCCAGGCAAAGCGAGCCAAACGAAAGCAGGAACGGGAGcgcaagaagaggaagaggaaggaattTCGCATGAAGAAACTGGCTGAAGAAAATGGCCAAGAAGAGCAGCCTGAggtaaaacaggaagaaaagcaTGCCCCGGctacaaacaaaagaaatgaagctGCCATCATCTTCAACAAGGTGGAGACAGTGGAAGAGGCATATGTAGACAAgatacagaaaaagaagaagaagaagctgagtATGAAGGGCCAGATAACACCACTGACAGGGAAGAACTACAAGCAGCTTCTCAGTCGTGTGGAGGCTCGCAAAGCAAAGCTAGAACAGCTGAGGGAGAAAGACGAGGGGAAGGCCCGCGAtatggaggagaagatgaagtgGACCAACATGCTTTATAAGGCAGAGGGCATCAAAATCAAAGACGATGAGGCCATGCTGCGTGCCTCGttgaagaagaaggagaagaggcaggctcagaagaagaagaactggaACAAGCGTAGCGAGAACATCATAGAAAAGATGCAGCAACGTCAGGACAAGAGGCGAAAGAACATCCAGAAATGCAAGAAAgtcaaaacagagaagaagaaggacagGGCGAGGAAGAAAGGCAGAGTGCTACCTGAGGACTTGAAAAGAGCTGCAGTTTAGAGGACATTTTTCTGTTATGTTTtatgacaagaaaacatggacAATGTCTAAATAAGTAAATCAGTCTAATTTTTATGGCAGTATGATTTATCTACATGATACGAATGCgctactgctgctgcatgtaTTGTACCTTTGCTACTGTCAAAGAGTAATATCATGTGGAATAAAATGTGATCCTTGTTTGTGATGAACATGaacttatttgttttatttttaccaaaTATCAAacgtgtttttgtgtctttttttaaggtcattttgggaaatacatttattcactttcagttagatgagaaggttgataccatGGCTCATTTCTCTactctaaatatgaagctaactACAGCAAAAAGCTGATTAGcttggaagaggaggaaactgtTAGCTAGGCTCTGTCCAAGGATAACAAATTCCATTTACCAggacctctaaagctcatt from Enoplosus armatus isolate fEnoArm2 chromosome 18, fEnoArm2.hap1, whole genome shotgun sequence carries:
- the surf1 gene encoding surfeit locus protein 1, which codes for MASLKSALAYSARVLTTLKKQTHVIYIKRTLLLPRLPLFKRADGRLMPFGRQSSSTAAGAEKGEDSFLKWLLLLIPATTFGLGTWQVKRRQWKLQLIDELTRLTTAEPIPLPLDPHELDSLEYRRMRVRGKYDHSQEMYILPRSPVDPEKEAREAGRLSSSGETGANVITPFHCTDLGITILVNRGYVPRQKIKPETRTKGQVEGEVEVVGIVRLTETRKPFVPNNDVERNRWHYRDLEAMSSLTGAEPIFIDADFGSTIPGGPIGGQTRVTLRNEHMQYIITWYGLCAATSYMWFAKFIKKI
- the surf6 gene encoding surfeit locus protein 6; protein product: MDLASKDSYIQKLTSKVLQRDQEPKKRPFAYFKVKGDTGPPQKKKKCKKKHFKEKGTDEKKPTPKPHQKPSPSTAAQKGPATAKLNGSKTQSINGATTQPPKGGNVVSNFSTVDVLRKRLHEKMEESRGQGAKDASSEAVQAKRAKRKQERERKKRKRKEFRMKKLAEENGQEEQPEVKQEEKHAPATNKRNEAAIIFNKVETVEEAYVDKIQKKKKKKLSMKGQITPLTGKNYKQLLSRVEARKAKLEQLREKDEGKARDMEEKMKWTNMLYKAEGIKIKDDEAMLRASLKKKEKRQAQKKKNWNKRSENIIEKMQQRQDKRRKNIQKCKKVKTEKKKDRARKKGRVLPEDLKRAAV